A genomic window from Silene latifolia isolate original U9 population chromosome 11, ASM4854445v1, whole genome shotgun sequence includes:
- the LOC141610539 gene encoding uncharacterized protein LOC141610539 isoform X2: MSLYEITAFSLNYTGPIRNLTLITSGYLKYDEREVYSPTAKFGYEEARDGFGRGVHFRCLHNNKYLVREANSDWITATATEAVEATNRRDCTLFRLNIGANGSMSWTHVNSGRTVAIVSSNNLANGFYLTISTSGISSVTCTPIDVERIIKLPKIVVFKGDNDKYLIQSGQMSFAGDDRHRKEAWFETFPLNNGDVRFRSVQNGQFWRRDGNGWILANSFSTDTNTAFQIARLGDNTIALINRGNNRFCQRMPGTSDRFKAEVDSGVREAGLSVEEPIVDRRIEVEYRLDDARVFGERPRSWLSQVAFNGAKEGELETTLTITYTESLSFSFNVTTTVSTNLTSTTTVEASVPLIAKGSQSIEVSAGIDVETGFGKTEDKSESYEFSCKVVVPPGQKRRARVLALEAKCDVPFTYVQTDVQANGDIVRTNLQDGLFKGMNGYEFHVQVYDPDQPTTVIFDEPVATRTLPDTYSREKIYLKKN; this comes from the exons ATGTCATTGTATGAAATAACAGCATTTTCACTTAATTACACTGGTCCAATTAGAAATTTGACTCTCATAACCTCGGGttacttgaaatatgatgaacGAGAAGTGTATAGCCCCACGGCCAAGTTTGGTTACGAGGAGGCTCGAGACGGCTTTGGCCGTGGAGTTCACTTCCGTTGCCTCCACAATAACAAGTACTTGGTTAG GGAAGCGAACAGTGACTGGATAACCGCAACAGCTACCGAGGCGGTGGAGGCAACAAATCGTCGAGACTGTACTCTGTTCCGGTTGAATATCGGGGCAAATGGTTCAATGTCATGGACTCACGTCAATTCAGGACGAACTGTGGCCATCGTTAGCTCAAATAACTTAGCTAATGGCTTCTATCTAACCATAAGTACCTCTGGCATTAGCAGTGTTACATGCACCCCAATCGACGTTGAACGAATTATCAAACTTCCCAAAATCGTCGTGTTCAAGGGCGACAACGACAAGTATTTGATACAAAGTGGCCAAATGTCGTTCGCTGGGGATGACCGACACAGAAAAGAGGCGTGGTTCGAGACGTTTCCACTAAACAATGGGGACGTGCGTTTCAGGTCTGTTCAGAATGGCCAGTTTTGGAGGCGAGACGGTAACGGCTGGATTCTGGCTAACTCGTTCAGCACCGATACCAATACTGCGTTTCAGATTGCTCGTCTTGGTGACAACACCATTGCGCTTATTAACCGAGGTAACAATAGATTTTGCCAAAGGATGCCTGGTACTAGCGATCGGTTTAAGGCCGAGGTCGATAGTGGAGTTCGGGAAGCCGGTCTTTCTGTGGAGGAGCCCATTGTCGACAG GAGGATCGAGGTGGAGTACAGGCTTGATGACGCTAGGGTGTTTGGAGAGCGGCCTCGGTCGTGGCTTTCACAGGTAGCCTTCAACGGTGCCAAAGAAGGGGAGCTAGAAACGACCCTAACCATTACATATACCGAATCTTTGAGTTTCTCATTCAATGTCACCACAACTGTGTCTACCAATTTGACCTCCACAACCACTGTTGAAGCTTCGGTTCCTCTCATAGCTAAAGGTTCGCAATCTATAGAAGTCTCAGCTGGAATCGACGTTGAGACAGGGTTCGGTAAAACAGAAGACAAAAGTGAGAGCTATGAATTTAGTTGTAAGGTAGTTGTGCCTCCTGGCCAAAAAAGGCGAGCACGAGTTTTGGCACTAGAAGCCAAATGTGATGTTCCGTTTACGTATGTACAAACTGATGTTCAGGCTAATGGTGATATCGTTAGGACTAACCTTCAAGATGGTTTGTTTAAGGGAATGAATGGTTACGAGTTCCATGTCCAAGTCTATGATCCCGATCAACCCACTACCGTTATTTTTGATGAACCTGTTGCCACACGTACCCTGCCCGATACTTATTCAAG GGAAAAGATATACTTGAAGAAAAATTGA